In Suricata suricatta isolate VVHF042 chromosome 14, meerkat_22Aug2017_6uvM2_HiC, whole genome shotgun sequence, one DNA window encodes the following:
- the TBC1D10A gene encoding TBC1 domain family member 10A isoform X3 → MLNNWDKWMAKKHKKIRLRCQKGIPPSLRGRAWQYLSGGKVKLQQNPGKFEELDMSPGDPKWLDVIERDLHRQFPFHEMFVSRGGHGQQDLFRVLKAYTLYRPEEGYCQAQAPIAAVLLMHMPAEQAFWCLVQICEKYLPGYYSEKLEAIQLDGEILFSLLQKVSPVAHKHLSRQKIDPLLYMTEWFMCAFARTLPWSSVLRVWDMFFCEGVKIIFRVGLVLLKHALGSPEKLKACQGQYETIEQLRSLSPKIMQEAFLVQEVVELPVTERQIEREHLIQLRRWQETRGELQCCSPPRLHGAKAILEAEPGPRPTLQPSPSIRLPPDAPLPGSKGKPKPPKQSQKEKEQWKQTKASGQLDKPPTPSQAKVAAAAGDACPPQDVPPKDPAHQDPALQDSAPQDSTHHHSQDSAHHRSQESLTSQESEDTYL, encoded by the exons ATGCTCAACAACTGGGACAAATGGATGGCCAAGAAACACAAAAAG ATTCGTCTGCGGTGCCAGAAGGGCATCCCACCTTCTCTGCGGGGCCGTGCTTGGCAGTACCTGTCAGGAGGCAAGGTGAAGCTACAGCAGAACCCTGGAAAGTTTGAA GAGCTGGACATGTCCCCTGGGGACCCCAAGTGGCTAGATGTGATTGAGCGTGACCTTCACCGGCAGTTCCCTTTCCATGAGATGTTTGTGTCCCGGGGAGGCCATGG CCAGCAGGACCTATTCCGTGTACTGAAGGCCTACACCCTATACCGACCTGAGGAGGGATACTGCCAGGCCCAGGCACCCATTGCTGCTGTTCTGCTCATGCACATGCCTGCTGAG CAAGCCTTCTGGTGCCTGGTGCAGATCTGTGAGAAGTACCTGCCTGGCTACTACAGTGAGAAACTG GAGGCGATCCAACTGGATGGGGAGATCCTCTTCTCGTTGCTGCAGAAGGTGTCACCCGTGGCCCACAAGCACCTCAGCAGGCAGAAGATTGACCCGCTGCTGTACATGACAGAGTGGTTCATGTGTGCCTTTGCTCGCACCCTGCCCTGGAGCTCCGTGTTGCGCGTCTGGGATATGTTCTTCTGCGAAG GAGTCAAGATCATCTTCCGGGTGGGGCTGGTGCTGCTGAAACATGCATTGGGTTCCCCTGAAAAGCTCAAAGCCTGCCAGGGCCAGTACGAGACTATCGAGCAACTGCGGAGCCTTAGCCCCAAGATCATGCAGGAGGCCTTCCTCGTCCAGGAG GTGGTAGAGTTGCCAGTGACAGAGCGCCAGATTGAACGTGAGCACCTCATTCAGCTGCGGCGCTGGCAAGAGACCCGGGGTGAGCTGCAGTGCTGCTCCCCGCCCAGGCTGCATGGTGCCAAGGCCATCCTGGAGGCGGAGCCAGGTCCCCGGCCCACACTGCAGCCCTCACCATCCATCCGCCtgcccccagatgccccactcCCTGGCTCCAAAGGCAAGCCCAAGCCACCCAAACAGAGCCAGAAGGAAAAGGAGCAGTGGAAGCAGACAAAGGCAAGTGGGCAGCTGGACAAGCCCCCAACCCCAAGTCAAGCCAAGGTGGCAGCCGCTGCAGGAGATGCATGTCCCCCACAGGATGTGCCCCCAAAGGATCCAGCCCACCAGGACCCAGCCCTGCAGGACTCAGCTCCCCAGGATTCAACCCACCACCACTCCCAGGATTCAGCCCACCACCGTTCCCAGGAAAGCCTGACATCCCAGGAGAGTGAGGACACCTACTTGTAA